In the Lates calcarifer isolate ASB-BC8 linkage group LG16_LG22, TLL_Latcal_v3, whole genome shotgun sequence genome, CGTCCTTCTCCATCAAAGACATACTCACCGGACGTGATGACCGGGGGAAGCCCGGTAACAGGAGTACAGAGGAGCTCTGCGCACCGAAGCGCAACGTCTGCACCGCGCAGGATGGCACCGGAGTTCCCGGTCTGTCTCATCAAGACTCGTTGGAGAGCTGCATCCAGTCGGAGAGACTTCCTGCTGATCTCAGGCTGTCTTTTGGAAGCCGACGATCTGATACCTACAGCGATGAGGccacaggagaggaaacagagcgCAGAGAAGGTGAGTTTTATTCTATTCGGCAGTATAGGGCTGTAGAGATTCTGTGGTTTTACACTTCAACAAAGGTGACAATAAGGTGACGGTTTTCCACATTTAGATTATATTCACACATAAACTGGCATCttgaaataagataaataaagacaaatgatttaagaaaaaaaaaaagaattaaatttTGctttggaaacaggaaaaattCGTCTCACCTCTGGCAATTTTGTCTCATCTCTTTGTGCTAAAATATAGTTTTAATTCACAGGAGACAAATTATATGACGAAAAATTTACAGCATCTAAAGGGATTAAATTAATGTATATTTCCAAATAGAATAAATCTTTAAAGATCTTAAGAGGATATTtggatcagagagagaagactgAGAGCCAGTCATACcatatgtatattatatatatgtatattgtgTCGTTTGAGAAAGACAGTCAGGatatggaaaaacaaaaccataaaagCGAAAGTTAACGTCGTTGAACCTGAAGGCTCTGGTTGTGAAAACATTCGTCTGAGGTCACCTAAGGCTGACTTTTTTCGTTATATCCCCTGACTTTCTGACGGTGTGaaagggacagaggaggaagatttCACACTGGCCAACATCAGCACCATGTTGAAGTGAGCTCTCATCAGCAGATGACCTAGGCTGAGAGGAAATTCACTTATTCTCgtcatacatttattttctttcttagaCTCTGCAGACCTGCAAACACATTGTATGGAGCCTGATAAACAGCGGGAAAAGGAGgcggaggcagaggaggagggatgtcATCACAGCGGGGAGACGGTCAGCTGTTCATCCGACGAGCAACAGCCCAGGCCCGGTACCAAGAAGCGCTCCAGGGCGGCCTTCTCTCACGCTCAGGTCTACGAGTTGGAGCGCCGCTTCAACGCGCAGCGGTATCTCTCCGGTCCCGAGAGGGCCGATCTGGCGGTGGCTCTGAAACTCACCGAGACCCAGGTTAAAATCTGGTTCCAGAACCGGAGATATAAAACCAAACGGCGTCAGATAGCGGCCGAGCTGGGGGCGTGCAGCTCACCAAAGACCGTGGCAGTCAAAGTGCTGGTGAGGGACAATCAAAAGCAGTACCATCATACGAATGGAGTACACATCCCGCTGACTGTGCCACTGTACCAGGCCTACCAGTGCTATCCCTACCTGCACTGCTACTGCCAGCCCTGGAGCATGAGCAGCATGTCGTGTAGAGGGATgctctgagtctctctctctctctctctctctctctctctctctctctctctctctctctctctctctctctctcaacttTGGAGAATGAATGACCTCAAAAAGTGTCAAATACAAGATGTAGCTGTTAGCTCTCTGTTCTGTCGGTGGATGGTGCACCACAAGAGACGTTTTTGCACGAAGAATTCTTTCTTGACACATTTCTATAGTCAAAGCTTTCAAGCTGATTGAGATTGTACACTTcgcttttaaaaaaacaaacaaacaaaaaaaaaaaaaaaaaaagaaaagaaaaactgattttttaaattatggtTATTGTTTGTTACTTTGGCATTTTTGTTCCCCTTTAGAGTAAGACATGATCGATACTAGGCCTGCATGGttcaaaaaatacagaaatatctCACCACGACTATTAAAATGTagagatattattattatggacATTAGTGTGAAGTCCACTGTCAGTTGATTATTCCTGTGTGAAGAAACCTTTAACATTTGAGACAGAGATTTGAGAGTCGTCATTATTCTGTGATgatttacaacaaaaaataattagattcaataataataataattcttttctttctttttttttactcatctGCTACGTAGTTGTCTCATAATCGTACCTTCTTAATGTAATACTTGGTCTGTGGGGAGTTTTGTTAAGGGGAGGGTAGTCTGACAGAACTGGGGgagctgggttttttttttttttcatcacctCAGATATATATTTTAGCAGTCCCTTGTGGgattaataaaaagaaaaagctgttacaattttaaatgtaagatttaaTTCACTTCCCATATTGATTTTTGTACAGTGCCTAAACATCATAATACGTagggaaaaaaggggggaaaactGTATGAATGTGGCATTCAATGGATAACCTAAAGAATATCCTGCACTTAACGAAAATGTGTGCTTTGTATTCATTAgcacatttaaattaaattggCCAGTTAATACAATATACTTGAAATAACCACAATGAGTCTTAGAGGATGAAGCTGTATGTTATTAATTATGTACAAATTATTTCAGTATAAATATTTTGAATCAGGTCACTGAAACAGCTCCCGCCTCAAGAGCCCATACGACGATCTATATGTTgctttttcctttcctgtcaGTGACGGTCCATAATTCGTGATCACGCAGAGTAGAGAGGAATCCTGAGCTTACACAAACAAAGTGAGAAAAGGTAGCTTTTCTCGACAGCTGAACAACATGACCGAAACTCTGACATTTAAgcaggtatttatttatttattggacATTTTTATTGATCATGACACTCTACTTAACAGCCTGGAGGAACACATTTGTCACTTGAGGTACATGGACCTTTAGTAGCCTTTTGGAGAGTATACGGTGTCTGGGTTTGTTTTCTATTCTACACAATTTTAAAGCAACAGATTAAGAAGCAGTTGGTCTGGGCAGTGTGAAAATATAACTTACTGCATGCTCTTAaaaaagtgcatgtgtgtggaaaGGGGACATGTGATACCCATGCCTTGCAGACAACGGCAAACTGATTTGAAGTTTTGGTATTACACAAAACTTCTTAAAAGTTCCACTGACACAACCAAATTATATTTAGAAGATGgatatttactgttgttgttaaaaatgtgtgttttgtacgTGTGTTAGGAGTCCTGCATAGGCCTCCTCTCTACTGTGCTCTGCATGAGTCATAGAGGGTCAATAGACCGTGGAGATGTTGCACCATCCAGCCGGGCTGCACAAGACAGCACACATTAATCATGCCTTCGTGAAGAGACTACACCCTCATCCTAAAGTTATATACACAATAGCCACACTTGTTaggagaataaaaacatgattctTAAACGAGGTTTCGAGTGCTTTGGCAGCGTTCTTAACTGATTGTACTTATACCAGCCAGTGGGCATTACCTGCCAGAACTGTGAGGCATAAATGGAGCCTGGAGAACACACAGTCTGCCTTTACCCATATACAGGTAAACAGATAGAAGAAGTTTTGTATGTAGTCAGGAATCTAAAAAATCCACACTGTACTTGTGCAACATGCTCCCTCTGACACTACAATGTCATTATGTACAAAATGTTTGCAAGTATTTGCCTACAGTAAGGTAGGCATGTCTGTATAAGCCTAGCAAATATTATTATTCTAATATTACAACATTAAAGAGGCCGTGACATCAAAGAAATGTGATCTAAAATAGGTACTTCAACTTCCCGTTTCCCACAACAAGCTGCTTTGGCCGACACAATCACCCTGCACCATACCCTGGCACCAACCCAAACCTCATTTATCTCTTATATCAAAATACCACTTCAAGCCATCCTAAGTGGTTGGCATTGTTCACAACAGGTTTCTGGGCGAGAGAAATAACACTACTACTCTAGACTGTCTGACTGTAAGTCAGCAGGGTGCAATTAAgcctaattatttttttatttatacagggTGTATGTGTGATTCAAAACTTAAACGGTTAAGACTCTGCAACATAAAAGGTCAGGGTATCACATTGTGGCTCCGAAGTATGCCACTTTC is a window encoding:
- the nkx3.3 gene encoding NK3 homeobox 3, whose amino-acid sequence is MTLSFSSFSIKDILTGRDDRGKPGNRSTEELCAPKRNVCTAQDGTGVPGLSHQDSLESCIQSERLPADLRLSFGSRRSDTYSDEATGEETERREDSADLQTHCMEPDKQREKEAEAEEEGCHHSGETVSCSSDEQQPRPGTKKRSRAAFSHAQVYELERRFNAQRYLSGPERADLAVALKLTETQVKIWFQNRRYKTKRRQIAAELGACSSPKTVAVKVLVRDNQKQYHHTNGVHIPLTVPLYQAYQCYPYLHCYCQPWSMSSMSCRGML